The following are from one region of the Rhodopirellula sp. P2 genome:
- a CDS encoding HEAT repeat domain-containing protein, giving the protein MTAPIVHTTRLVAAYRRYLGSADAPRFAHDVDEHYTSATLTALLSRGEVEHRRAAALALGMLGDRHSVDFLGRALSDIDRGVRLVADDSFHSVIVRDAAPLHHQKLLRVIHLNDGGEYAAALSPVMVLIDQAPLYAEAHHQLAICWHGLEDFEKAEAAYQSCLWHCRFHYTAWQSLAKVRALLGKPTKALDALNRCLDINPDVETARMQRRVIRRRMRQSDV; this is encoded by the coding sequence GTGACAGCTCCCATCGTCCACACGACTCGCCTGGTCGCTGCATACCGGCGGTACCTTGGCTCAGCGGACGCTCCCCGATTTGCTCACGATGTCGATGAGCACTACACCTCGGCGACCTTGACCGCTCTGCTTTCCCGAGGCGAAGTCGAGCACCGCCGGGCTGCGGCGTTGGCTCTGGGGATGTTGGGCGACCGCCACTCCGTCGATTTTTTGGGCCGAGCTCTCTCGGACATTGACCGTGGGGTGCGCTTGGTTGCCGATGATTCATTTCATTCGGTGATCGTTCGTGACGCCGCGCCGCTGCATCACCAAAAACTGCTCCGCGTCATTCACTTGAACGATGGTGGCGAATACGCTGCGGCGCTTTCCCCCGTGATGGTGTTGATCGATCAAGCCCCTTTGTACGCCGAAGCCCATCACCAGCTGGCGATTTGCTGGCACGGTTTGGAAGACTTTGAAAAAGCCGAGGCGGCGTACCAGTCCTGTTTGTGGCACTGCCGTTTCCACTACACCGCTTGGCAAAGCTTGGCCAAGGTGAGAGCTCTCTTGGGAAAACCCACCAAGGCACTCGATGCGTTGAACCGATGCTTGGACATCAATCCCGATGTCGAAACCGCTCGCATGCAACGCCGAGTCATCCGTCGTCGGATGCGTCAAAGCGACGTTTGA
- a CDS encoding NfeD family protein, giving the protein MPVLYTIGLLVLFLTLVIAEIIVPSGGLLSLFAIAAAITAVLIAFTVSLNFGLAVVLGLLVLTPILLSIVLRLWPQTGVGKEILNRRGTNSESSVPIATAPDGTPLSELVGRYGVAASDLLPAGRVVVDDHKVDAVSTGMPIDRGQPIKVVRVQAGKLQVRSASTEESHAQPQSVPANGLPGDTDSAKTLDEVNLDDLEI; this is encoded by the coding sequence ATGCCTGTTCTCTACACGATTGGACTGCTGGTTCTCTTCCTCACGCTGGTGATCGCCGAGATCATCGTGCCCAGCGGCGGGCTGCTGAGCCTATTCGCGATTGCCGCCGCGATCACCGCGGTGCTGATCGCGTTCACCGTCAGCCTGAATTTCGGGCTGGCAGTCGTCCTGGGACTGCTGGTGCTCACTCCCATTCTGCTCAGCATCGTGCTGCGACTGTGGCCACAAACCGGCGTCGGCAAAGAAATCCTGAACCGCCGCGGCACGAATTCAGAAAGTTCCGTACCGATCGCCACGGCCCCCGACGGAACCCCCTTGAGCGAACTGGTGGGACGCTACGGCGTCGCTGCCTCGGACTTGTTGCCCGCGGGGCGAGTCGTTGTCGACGATCACAAAGTCGACGCCGTCAGCACCGGCATGCCCATCGACCGCGGGCAGCCCATCAAGGTCGTCCGGGTCCAAGCAGGAAAACTGCAAGTGCGATCGGCAAGCACCGAAGAGAGCCACGCCCAACCACAATCTGTGCCCGCGAACGGTTTGCCAGGCGACACGGACTCCGCCAAAACGCTGGATGAAGTCAATCTAGACGACCTGGAAATCTAG
- a CDS encoding MFS transporter, whose product MPFSKRRNTRRAAVGSVLFLAGLLCGTLVAIPKLHRVMLSEQVPVDLTCAELMQRGISESSVVRLTDATIVEPTDELEFAMLEPDPNATQTLPVGSGMRAWMSGDKVALAKSTIADALKHPRSKKMMDQLVRGEVVPRGFIGDSVPQPLKLTPGREIAAHALDEVKATGTLTAFVTEDPTSQWIVQSAELLDLTLPTPFLKSAELDQYSLHPISLTESKTNAGIWIGASVLAMTTGWLFCSSAGWGLWILFCPIAAIVGVFGLPLRSGRGNRVTWMLAIFAGASCLVAAYGLAFVLGGLGQTQSTWAWQAAGFIAACAGLALWLGVRGSVKTKRSLALSPRSLDELIAPEKGRAKTKAKRKRASKANQGEEEQYATTGVRQDKLKETLDKNASYSRKYLDPRLSVPANAVASPEATEHNLQWQKSDFEEPLLVEIGRGDAACSVTIQVGCQSLVLAMTDEVEGEVRLRMVSVLDDGHCLVSVDDSYPDLQASGSNDQATLSVFESVSAQKLLANHLEQSANVAEQRHARLVTLDSNEWRDVVLLSERVLKSILHDEGHQKWDICDMTYGRFTYPAQPVRIYQEV is encoded by the coding sequence ATGCCTTTCTCGAAACGACGTAACACGCGACGTGCCGCAGTTGGCAGTGTTTTGTTTTTGGCCGGACTCCTTTGTGGGACTTTGGTCGCGATCCCGAAGCTTCATCGCGTGATGTTGTCGGAGCAAGTACCGGTCGACCTGACCTGCGCTGAACTGATGCAACGTGGGATCAGCGAGTCATCGGTGGTTCGATTGACCGACGCAACGATCGTGGAACCGACCGACGAGCTGGAATTCGCGATGTTGGAGCCCGACCCGAACGCAACCCAGACGTTGCCGGTTGGATCGGGCATGCGAGCTTGGATGTCTGGCGACAAAGTTGCCTTGGCAAAGTCGACGATCGCCGATGCCCTCAAGCACCCACGATCTAAAAAAATGATGGACCAACTGGTTCGCGGCGAGGTGGTCCCTCGAGGATTCATTGGCGATTCGGTACCACAACCGTTGAAACTCACACCGGGACGCGAGATTGCGGCCCACGCGCTCGATGAAGTGAAGGCAACTGGAACGCTGACGGCGTTCGTCACCGAAGACCCCACGTCCCAGTGGATTGTCCAGTCGGCTGAGCTACTGGATCTCACGTTGCCAACGCCATTTCTGAAGTCAGCTGAGCTGGACCAGTATTCTCTGCATCCCATTTCGTTGACGGAATCCAAAACCAACGCCGGCATTTGGATCGGTGCATCCGTGTTGGCCATGACAACGGGATGGTTGTTCTGCAGTTCAGCTGGTTGGGGACTTTGGATCCTGTTTTGTCCCATCGCTGCAATCGTGGGAGTGTTTGGACTGCCGTTGCGATCAGGGCGTGGCAACCGAGTCACTTGGATGCTTGCCATTTTTGCAGGTGCATCTTGCTTGGTCGCCGCTTACGGCTTGGCGTTTGTTCTCGGTGGTTTGGGGCAGACGCAATCCACGTGGGCCTGGCAAGCGGCCGGGTTCATCGCCGCATGTGCTGGCCTCGCGTTGTGGTTGGGTGTCCGCGGAAGTGTGAAGACCAAACGCAGTCTGGCGCTCTCGCCCAGATCCTTGGATGAATTGATTGCACCGGAAAAGGGGCGGGCGAAAACCAAGGCGAAACGCAAGCGAGCTTCCAAAGCCAACCAAGGCGAAGAAGAGCAATACGCAACCACAGGCGTTCGACAAGACAAGCTGAAAGAAACATTGGACAAGAACGCCAGTTACTCAAGAAAGTACTTGGATCCACGACTGAGTGTTCCCGCGAACGCGGTGGCGTCTCCGGAGGCAACCGAACACAACCTGCAATGGCAGAAATCCGATTTCGAAGAGCCCTTGTTGGTTGAAATCGGGCGCGGCGATGCGGCTTGTTCCGTGACCATTCAAGTTGGCTGTCAAAGCTTGGTGCTCGCCATGACGGACGAAGTGGAAGGCGAGGTTCGACTGCGAATGGTCAGTGTGCTCGATGATGGTCACTGCTTGGTCAGCGTGGATGATTCCTACCCGGACCTTCAAGCTTCCGGATCGAACGACCAAGCCACCCTGTCGGTCTTCGAGTCCGTCAGTGCACAAAAGCTGTTAGCGAATCACTTGGAGCAATCTGCCAACGTCGCCGAGCAACGCCATGCTCGTTTGGTGACACTCGACAGCAACGAGTGGCGAGATGTTGTGCTGCTATCCGAACGTGTGCTCAAGTCCATCTTGCACGATGAAGGGCATCAGAAGTGGGACATCTGCGACATGACTTACGGCCGCTTCACCTACCCGGCCCAACCGGTTCGAATCTACCAAGAAGTGTGA
- a CDS encoding dicarboxylate/amino acid:cation symporter, producing MTESPKHSQALTYWIAGAIVAAIAVALIVPNFATHFEIGGELFLRALKMIVVPLVFTSVMCGVLGMGDVRQLGRPGAAAIGYYLCTTVLAVVIGLITVNIIQPGVGTVDPAVIERLATETRLPEGQTEAPGMGVVLENLALMLISDNLFAAAADTQLLPIIVFAIAIAALMTTMIDRVGAITTLVTEANDLLLRFVMALMKVAPLGIFCLVTARFGKAQADGRFIEEISQIGWYFAAVVIGLGVHAFVVLPLIYYLVTKKNPYSYMAAMSQALLTAFSTASSSATLPVTLECAESAGVSKRSTEFVIPLGATINMDGTALYEAAAAIFIAQAIGFDLTLSDQLIIAVTATLAAIGAAGIPEAGLVTMLIVLGAVGLPLEYLGLILAVDWLLDRFRTAVNVLGDSIGAAVVGTTIPDPEPSPVN from the coding sequence ATGACGGAATCACCGAAACACAGTCAGGCGCTGACGTACTGGATTGCGGGCGCGATTGTGGCGGCGATCGCAGTTGCACTCATTGTTCCGAATTTCGCGACGCATTTCGAAATCGGTGGGGAACTGTTTCTACGAGCCTTGAAAATGATCGTGGTGCCACTGGTATTCACGTCCGTCATGTGTGGCGTTCTGGGAATGGGCGATGTCCGGCAACTGGGACGCCCCGGCGCCGCCGCGATTGGGTACTACCTGTGCACCACCGTGTTGGCGGTCGTGATTGGCTTGATCACGGTCAACATCATCCAGCCGGGAGTCGGAACGGTCGATCCCGCCGTCATCGAGCGACTGGCGACCGAAACCAGACTCCCCGAAGGACAAACCGAGGCCCCTGGCATGGGAGTGGTGCTTGAGAACTTGGCGTTGATGCTGATCAGCGACAACTTATTTGCCGCCGCTGCAGACACTCAATTGCTGCCCATCATCGTGTTCGCGATTGCGATCGCCGCTTTGATGACGACCATGATCGATCGCGTGGGAGCCATCACGACTCTCGTCACCGAAGCCAACGACCTGCTGCTGCGGTTTGTCATGGCACTGATGAAGGTCGCACCGCTCGGCATTTTCTGCCTCGTAACGGCTCGGTTCGGCAAGGCTCAAGCGGACGGACGATTCATTGAAGAGATCAGCCAAATCGGTTGGTACTTTGCTGCGGTGGTGATTGGCTTGGGCGTCCACGCGTTTGTGGTGTTGCCCTTGATCTATTACTTGGTCACCAAGAAGAACCCATATTCGTACATGGCTGCCATGAGCCAAGCGTTGCTGACTGCGTTCTCCACTGCCAGCTCGTCCGCGACGTTGCCGGTGACGCTGGAGTGCGCCGAATCGGCTGGCGTTTCCAAGCGTTCCACCGAATTCGTGATCCCCTTGGGAGCCACGATCAACATGGACGGAACCGCGCTTTACGAAGCCGCCGCTGCGATCTTCATCGCTCAAGCGATTGGTTTCGACCTCACGCTCTCCGACCAATTGATCATTGCCGTCACCGCAACCCTGGCAGCAATCGGTGCCGCCGGAATTCCGGAAGCCGGACTGGTCACCATGCTGATTGTCCTGGGAGCCGTGGGCCTGCCGCTGGAGTACCTGGGATTGATTTTGGCGGTGGACTGGTTGCTCGATCGTTTCCGCACCGCGGTCAATGTCCTGGGCGACAGCATTGGTGCGGCTGTCGTCGGCACAACAATCCCCGATCCCGAACCGTCGCCGGTGAACTGA
- a CDS encoding transcriptional regulator — MATTPTTAITVAPGITRVEKNNSKGYVVRVCRDGVRNSEYYSDTMCGGKRKALQLAKQSHAALLEVLGPANNSTKDKLTSRNTTGKVGVHLAHSVDNRYPGCEYQAYCASWKTEDGRRQKISFAFNRYGEDESWELACIARDRETTDREEVIAVRERQLKRKSRKAKTRRK; from the coding sequence ATGGCAACGACTCCCACCACCGCGATCACGGTTGCTCCTGGCATCACCCGTGTCGAAAAAAACAATTCCAAAGGCTATGTGGTTCGAGTTTGCCGCGATGGCGTGAGAAATTCCGAGTACTACTCCGACACAATGTGCGGCGGAAAACGCAAGGCCTTGCAGTTGGCCAAGCAAAGCCATGCGGCGTTGCTGGAGGTTCTCGGTCCCGCGAACAACTCCACCAAAGACAAGCTGACCAGTCGGAACACCACCGGAAAGGTGGGGGTGCACCTGGCCCACTCGGTTGACAATCGGTACCCGGGTTGCGAGTACCAAGCCTATTGTGCGTCTTGGAAAACGGAAGACGGCCGACGTCAAAAAATCAGTTTCGCCTTCAACCGATACGGCGAAGACGAGTCCTGGGAATTGGCCTGCATTGCTCGTGATCGCGAAACCACTGATCGCGAAGAGGTGATCGCGGTTCGTGAGCGACAATTGAAACGGAAGAGTCGCAAGGCCAAAACACGCCGCAAGTAG
- a CDS encoding aldo/keto reductase, which translates to MNQHIILGLWPIAGVTTVGVTRENAIATIRAAIEAGIRQFDTAYSYGLQGEADERLGAALQDLDASTRNEIQIIGKVGQRYNEDGVRVNDGRPETLVVDAENSLRRIGIRCFDTLMLHCVDDEVPIQASAWALQRLMQRGMAKRVGVCNATPEQRAAFASVIPCSAIQCPLNGLQQETLSTVIPDAKENDCDVWVYWTLMKGLLAGKIERDHVFAEGDSRPNYPIFQGEARRRAHDIVDQLKLIAADSGRSVANLSISWAVSQPGVTAALVGAHRPEQIADFATAGPLPKAVRRQVNELFATSNDSPVE; encoded by the coding sequence TTGAATCAACACATCATTTTAGGGCTGTGGCCCATCGCGGGTGTCACCACCGTTGGCGTGACTCGTGAAAACGCAATTGCCACCATTCGAGCGGCAATCGAAGCTGGGATCCGGCAATTCGACACGGCCTACAGCTATGGCCTGCAGGGGGAGGCCGACGAACGTCTGGGGGCGGCCCTCCAAGACCTCGATGCGTCCACCCGCAACGAAATCCAGATCATCGGAAAGGTAGGGCAACGCTACAACGAAGACGGAGTTCGCGTGAACGATGGGCGTCCCGAAACGCTAGTCGTTGACGCAGAAAACTCACTTCGACGCATTGGCATCCGTTGCTTTGACACGCTGATGTTGCACTGCGTCGACGACGAAGTTCCGATCCAGGCCAGTGCCTGGGCACTGCAACGCTTGATGCAGCGTGGCATGGCCAAACGCGTGGGGGTGTGCAACGCCACCCCGGAACAGCGTGCTGCATTTGCAAGCGTGATTCCGTGCTCGGCGATTCAGTGCCCCCTCAACGGACTGCAACAAGAAACGCTGTCCACTGTCATTCCTGATGCCAAAGAGAACGACTGCGACGTGTGGGTCTACTGGACACTGATGAAAGGATTGCTCGCCGGAAAGATTGAGCGAGACCATGTCTTTGCCGAAGGCGACAGTCGTCCGAACTATCCCATCTTTCAGGGAGAAGCTCGCCGGCGAGCCCATGACATCGTGGATCAACTGAAGCTGATCGCGGCGGACTCCGGTCGCTCGGTTGCCAACCTTTCGATCTCTTGGGCGGTCTCGCAACCTGGTGTCACGGCCGCTTTGGTCGGCGCCCACCGCCCGGAACAGATTGCGGATTTCGCAACCGCAGGCCCACTGCCCAAAGCCGTGCGACGTCAGGTCAATGAACTCTTTGCTACTTCCAACGATTCTCCGGTGGAATGA
- a CDS encoding NfeD family protein, protein MKDHRFILRGFRFRGGSVWEQPLWCLLLGLLALTPLRIGWGQAADSPQTGVLINVPSPLTSRDVDQILARLSQLAVASKRGDALDSGRATVVLRLSSAAAGLTAGVSRQSASNEERSTDVPPSAAGATEFEDALKLARTISSAELNRVRVVAWIDGAISGHDVLLPLASETLLVSASSSLSDAGRFEAQPDETIAVLYQSIARRRALVPPELVDGLVDSGQEVAKVNLIDGESSFLAGAALQTARANGRVVSETTLAGAGEPLVLDANQLRQIRAAAAIVDTEESVADWLELARLQSEDSRSMNQAVGRLIRVTGNVTGSRVRRWQSNLAATIDSPDVNTWLVAIDSPGGNLNRSASLAATLADPGPVIQAVGGLVTGEARGDAALIALACQPLLMSPEATIGGSGADAMSPADVRRQSELITLVAESTGRSVALLRGLLDPSISVHRYVHRRTGRVRYTTSEQIRQEKSPDQDSDAPDANAENPAVEDNASDWQRMEKIELAAGLNASQAMELGLADGIAPSLQEASAAIGLSAVPPELSDRGLVRWVERLGSQTGLAVTLLVIGFMMLSIEASAPGLGLPGFISMVCFAFFFWIKYLAGTAEWAELLAFGLGLACIGIELFVLPGFGIFGVGGLILTSIGVMLMSQTFVVPQNAYQLGELTRGLWVALGGLGGCVLGMILVRMYLPQAALATGLSMGVPEAHLDESERLTHYDDLLGQTGEATTPLRPSGKAKFGETIVPVVSDATAIDAGQSIRVIQVLGNRITVEAVD, encoded by the coding sequence ATGAAAGATCATCGGTTCATCTTGCGTGGTTTCCGGTTCCGGGGAGGCTCCGTCTGGGAGCAACCGCTGTGGTGTTTGCTGCTTGGACTGCTGGCGTTGACACCGCTTCGCATCGGTTGGGGCCAAGCGGCCGATTCACCACAAACCGGGGTGTTGATCAACGTTCCGTCGCCTTTGACCAGCCGCGACGTGGATCAAATATTGGCTCGGCTGTCGCAATTGGCCGTCGCCTCCAAACGCGGTGACGCACTGGACAGCGGCCGAGCCACGGTGGTCTTGCGGCTCAGCTCGGCTGCCGCTGGCCTCACCGCTGGCGTTTCTCGACAATCCGCTAGCAACGAAGAGCGATCAACTGATGTTCCGCCATCCGCCGCCGGAGCCACTGAGTTCGAGGACGCTCTGAAGCTCGCTCGGACGATCTCCAGTGCGGAGCTCAATCGCGTCCGGGTGGTTGCCTGGATCGATGGCGCCATCAGCGGGCACGACGTGCTGCTCCCGCTGGCTTCCGAAACGCTCCTGGTCTCTGCCTCGAGTTCACTCAGCGATGCCGGCCGATTTGAGGCTCAGCCCGATGAGACCATCGCGGTGCTGTACCAGTCCATCGCTCGCCGCCGGGCCTTGGTTCCTCCCGAGCTGGTGGACGGGTTGGTGGATTCCGGCCAAGAGGTCGCGAAAGTCAACCTGATCGACGGCGAATCCAGTTTTCTGGCGGGAGCAGCCCTGCAAACCGCTCGCGCAAACGGTCGCGTCGTGTCCGAAACCACTCTGGCTGGCGCGGGCGAGCCCCTGGTGCTGGACGCAAACCAACTTCGACAGATTCGTGCGGCAGCGGCAATCGTTGACACCGAAGAATCCGTCGCCGACTGGCTCGAACTGGCCCGCCTGCAAAGCGAGGATTCGCGATCCATGAACCAAGCCGTCGGACGCCTGATTCGCGTGACTGGCAACGTCACCGGGTCCCGCGTCCGCCGATGGCAGAGCAATCTGGCCGCCACGATCGACTCGCCGGATGTGAACACCTGGTTGGTCGCCATCGATTCGCCCGGCGGCAACCTGAATCGCAGCGCTTCTCTGGCTGCGACGCTTGCTGATCCCGGTCCCGTCATCCAGGCCGTCGGTGGCCTCGTCACCGGCGAAGCACGCGGGGACGCAGCACTGATCGCACTCGCCTGCCAACCGTTGCTGATGTCACCCGAAGCCACCATCGGTGGAAGCGGCGCAGACGCGATGTCACCCGCCGATGTGCGGCGGCAGTCGGAGTTGATCACTCTGGTCGCGGAATCCACCGGTCGCAGCGTCGCTCTGCTTCGCGGGTTGCTGGACCCTTCCATTTCAGTGCATCGATACGTTCATCGCCGAACGGGCCGAGTCCGATACACCACATCGGAACAAATTCGCCAAGAAAAGAGTCCCGACCAAGACTCCGACGCCCCAGACGCCAACGCTGAAAACCCAGCTGTGGAAGACAACGCGAGTGACTGGCAACGGATGGAAAAGATCGAATTGGCCGCCGGCCTGAACGCTTCCCAAGCAATGGAACTGGGGCTGGCCGACGGCATCGCCCCTTCGTTGCAGGAAGCGTCCGCAGCAATCGGTTTGTCGGCCGTGCCACCTGAATTGTCCGACCGCGGGCTGGTCCGCTGGGTCGAGCGTCTGGGAAGCCAAACGGGGCTCGCAGTGACCCTGCTGGTGATTGGATTCATGATGCTTTCGATCGAAGCCAGCGCACCCGGCCTGGGCCTGCCCGGCTTCATCTCGATGGTCTGTTTCGCGTTCTTCTTTTGGATCAAGTACCTGGCGGGGACCGCGGAGTGGGCCGAACTGCTCGCCTTCGGATTGGGGCTGGCATGCATTGGGATTGAGCTTTTCGTGCTGCCAGGCTTTGGTATTTTTGGTGTGGGCGGCCTGATCCTGACTTCGATCGGCGTGATGCTGATGAGCCAAACGTTTGTTGTCCCTCAGAATGCCTACCAACTCGGTGAACTGACTCGAGGTCTTTGGGTGGCGCTGGGAGGTCTGGGCGGGTGCGTGCTGGGAATGATCCTGGTCCGGATGTACCTGCCTCAAGCGGCGCTCGCGACCGGGTTGTCCATGGGAGTTCCTGAAGCCCACCTCGATGAATCCGAGCGATTGACACACTACGACGACCTGCTCGGCCAAACCGGAGAAGCCACCACCCCGCTGCGTCCCAGCGGCAAGGCGAAGTTCGGCGAGACAATCGTCCCGGTCGTCAGCGATGCCACCGCGATTGACGCGGGACAGTCCATTCGGGTCATCCAGGTTCTTGGGAACCGAATCACCGTCGAGGCGGTGGATTGA
- a CDS encoding multiheme c-type cytochrome, translating to MSHCIPRLPIASVITGLVVAMTTLGLVQMSPAKKSSIEHDGSVAKPTDKAPAQAGVLISSVVDASSVQGAAAKPVDPHLTMGSETCVKCHANEVKVWKATPHSRTFEELHRRPKAKEIASKLGVSSIKYDGRCVNCHYTQQVEAASGNVHAIEGVSCESCHGSAKQWLDLHHDYGGEQVTRAMETPEHRQQRLAQSVAAGMRNPVNVYLVAQSCLRCHTTADEELVNVGGHPTGSLDFEFVSWSQGTLRHNFIDSDGQSNDPSTRDRLRVMFVSGMIADLEASLRATAEATQKAKYGVSAAQRANRAAKRLLSVSQKVTSKHLEEILLIYSGVTLKLNNREPLVQAADAIAELGFRFAAETNGHVLKPLDVFIPPENRWK from the coding sequence ATGTCACATTGCATTCCTCGCTTGCCCATTGCATCCGTGATCACGGGGTTGGTTGTCGCAATGACCACTCTTGGTTTGGTGCAAATGTCGCCCGCGAAGAAGTCGTCCATCGAACACGATGGATCCGTCGCTAAACCGACCGACAAGGCTCCTGCGCAAGCCGGTGTGCTGATTTCGTCCGTGGTCGACGCATCGAGTGTTCAGGGAGCAGCGGCGAAACCGGTTGATCCACACTTGACCATGGGCAGTGAAACCTGTGTCAAGTGTCACGCCAATGAAGTGAAGGTCTGGAAGGCGACGCCTCACAGTCGCACCTTTGAAGAACTCCATCGTCGACCGAAGGCAAAAGAAATCGCATCAAAACTTGGTGTGAGCTCAATCAAATACGATGGGAGATGTGTCAATTGTCACTACACGCAACAGGTCGAAGCCGCATCAGGCAACGTGCATGCGATCGAAGGCGTCAGCTGTGAGTCCTGTCATGGTTCGGCCAAGCAGTGGTTGGACCTGCACCATGACTACGGTGGCGAACAAGTCACGCGGGCAATGGAAACACCCGAACACAGGCAACAGCGTTTGGCTCAAAGCGTTGCCGCCGGAATGCGAAACCCGGTCAATGTCTACTTGGTCGCACAGAGTTGCTTGCGTTGTCACACCACAGCGGACGAAGAATTGGTCAACGTGGGCGGTCACCCCACGGGCAGTCTGGACTTCGAATTTGTTTCCTGGAGCCAAGGCACTCTTCGTCACAACTTCATCGATTCCGATGGGCAATCAAACGATCCAAGCACTCGCGACCGATTGCGAGTCATGTTTGTCAGCGGGATGATCGCTGACCTGGAAGCGAGCCTGCGGGCGACCGCTGAAGCGACTCAAAAAGCAAAGTACGGTGTTTCGGCCGCACAACGAGCCAACCGGGCCGCGAAGCGATTGTTGTCGGTCTCGCAAAAGGTCACCTCCAAACACTTGGAGGAGATCCTGCTGATCTACAGCGGTGTCACATTGAAACTGAACAATCGCGAGCCGTTGGTTCAGGCTGCCGACGCCATTGCCGAACTCGGATTTCGGTTTGCAGCGGAAACAAACGGGCACGTTCTGAAACCGCTGGATGTGTTCATTCCACCGGAGAATCGTTGGAAGTAG
- a CDS encoding endonuclease/exonuclease/phosphatase family protein, with protein sequence MVIQLLWKMIWGNQSKSRRRSSRSSGSILRWFTPGISITGVIAMVIAALTGQVNLPTLDSLRGSEAPVYEDPLAASLTPEQMGARGYSGNAPIGGIAPVSLITPASDRSQKPDASVRVATFNIQVFGKSKSEKPEVMRRLAQVCLLFDVIAIQEIKGDPALPINGLLDEIASLGGRYNATVSEPQGRTSQTERYGFVWDTDRIDLVSGSDYLVSDELDRMHRAPMVASFQTRVTPTPNRMPFRFTLINVHTDPDEVGSRMGDTPKNEMNVLDDVFHSVRMYEYQSTGEEDFVLMGDLNVDTQWLLETGQIPNVKSLVGDKPTNTLQTKTYDHLLIDTATTREFTGRAGVLDLKSALQISEEDALRVSDHMPVWAEFSVYEIPPR encoded by the coding sequence GTGGTGATCCAACTTTTGTGGAAAATGATCTGGGGCAATCAGTCCAAATCGCGTCGGCGATCGAGCCGATCCAGCGGTTCGATCCTGCGCTGGTTCACACCTGGCATTTCGATCACCGGCGTGATTGCGATGGTCATCGCAGCCCTGACTGGGCAGGTCAATTTGCCGACCCTGGACTCTTTACGAGGCAGTGAAGCACCGGTCTACGAGGATCCGCTTGCAGCCTCGTTGACGCCCGAGCAAATGGGCGCCCGCGGCTACTCCGGCAATGCACCGATCGGTGGAATTGCGCCGGTCAGCTTGATCACACCCGCCAGCGACCGCAGTCAAAAACCCGATGCCTCTGTTCGCGTGGCGACCTTCAACATTCAAGTCTTCGGCAAAAGCAAATCTGAAAAGCCGGAAGTGATGCGGCGTCTGGCACAAGTCTGCTTGCTGTTTGATGTCATCGCCATTCAAGAGATCAAGGGCGACCCGGCACTGCCAATCAATGGACTGCTTGACGAAATCGCCAGCCTCGGTGGTCGTTACAACGCCACCGTGAGCGAACCGCAAGGACGAACCTCACAGACCGAGCGATATGGATTCGTCTGGGACACCGATCGCATCGACTTGGTCTCGGGTTCCGACTACCTGGTCAGCGATGAACTGGACCGAATGCATCGCGCACCGATGGTGGCCAGCTTTCAAACTCGTGTGACCCCCACTCCGAATCGGATGCCGTTTCGCTTCACATTGATCAACGTTCACACTGACCCCGATGAAGTTGGGTCTCGCATGGGTGACACACCCAAGAACGAAATGAATGTCTTGGACGATGTCTTTCACAGTGTCCGGATGTACGAGTACCAAAGCACGGGCGAAGAGGACTTTGTCCTGATGGGTGACCTCAACGTCGACACGCAGTGGTTGCTGGAAACCGGGCAGATCCCAAACGTGAAGTCCTTGGTTGGTGACAAGCCGACCAACACGCTGCAAACCAAGACTTACGACCATCTTTTGATCGACACCGCGACCACGCGTGAGTTCACTGGGCGGGCGGGCGTGCTGGATCTCAAATCGGCTCTGCAGATTTCGGAAGAGGACGCACTCCGAGTCAGCGACCACATGCCGGTGTGGGCAGAGTTCAGCGTGTACGAAATACCGCCTCGCTAG